The nucleotide sequence GTGGATCAGGTCCGGTAGCGGCGTTATTGGCGAGGCTTCCCGGAAATTTAGAAGTGCCGAATTTGTACAGCATCGGGGGCATCGTCCTGCTCCTTGGCTTGTCGCATTACCCGCTGGTTTACCTTTTCACAGTGAATGTCTTCCGGAAGATTCCACGTGATTTGGAAGAAGCGGCAGCGACATCCGGCTTGTCGAAAAAACAGGCATTCCGGAAAGTGGTGCTCCCGTTGGCACTTCCCGGCATTGCGAGCGGGGGCTTGATTGCCTTTTTATCAAATCTTGACAATTTCGGGATACCCGCATTTTTAGGGACCCCATCGAATATCCGGGTGCTCAGCACTTATATTTATGAGCAGGTCGTGGGTTTTGGTCCGGAAGCATTCTCGCGGGCGGCTGTGTTGTCGGTCCTGCTGGGGGTTATTGCACTTTTCGGCACGCTGCTGCAATGGTTTTTGCTGCGGCGGAGCCGCGTCACGGAAACGGCACGAAGTGATTCGGAGCCGCGTATTTTCCTGAAGCCTGCCAAAAGAAGAGTGCTGGAAGTTTCACTATGGGCGTTTTTGCTGGTGACGAGCGTCATGCCGCTGATGGCAATGGCTGCATTGTCGCTGATTTCTGCATACGGCGTGCCGTTTACATTGGAGAATTTGTCTTTGAAAAACTATGAGCATATATTTTTAATTGATGCCAAACCGGCGTCCGCATTAGCGAACAGCCTTAAGCTCGCGCTGGTTACGATGGCCATTTGCTTGATTCTGGGCACCATGCTAGCCTATCTCCGGTTTAAATACCCGGACTGGAGCACGAAAACAGCGGAATTGTTCATCACAATACCGTATGCGCTGCCTGGAACCGTATTCGCACTTTGCATGATTTTCATGTGGATAGAACCGGTGCCTGGCTGGAACCCTGGAATTTACGGGACCGTACTGATTCTTTTTATCGCCTACACCACCCGATTTCTCGTGCTGCAGATCCGCGGCAGCCATACGGCATTCCTGCAAATCGATCCATCGATGGAAGAGGCGGCTAGAATAGCGGGCGCAAGGGGCTGGACGAAGTGGCGCAGGATTTTATTGCCCTTATTGTTTCCGGGCATACTCGGCGGCGCCTTGCTGGTCTTTTTGATGGCTTTGACGGAACTCACCGTATCGAGCCTGCTGTGGTCTTCCGGCTCTGAAACGGTTGGCGTCGTCATTTTTAGCTACGAACAGGCCGGCTATTCGACTTATTCGACTGCGTTCTCAACAGTTCTTGTGCTGGGCATTTTGCTCGGCGGCGCCTTATTTATGGGGCTCGGCAAGCTATGGGACAGAAAGGTGATGAAAGCAAAATGATTGATGTTCAAGAAGTGTCAAAAAAATACAGAGATTTTACAGCACTGCATACCGTGGACTTGAAAATAAAAGCAGGGGAATTCATTGCCGTGCTGGGTCCGTCCGGCTGCGGCAAGACGACGCTTTTGAAATTGCTTGCCGGTTTCATGGGACCGACAGAAGGCAGCATTGCCATGGACGGCATGCAAGTGGCAACAGCGAAAAAAGTTGTGCCGCCGGAAAAGCGCAACATTGGTATGGTGTTCCAGTCGTTTGCCTTGTGGCCGCATATGAGCGTCGCCGACCATGTCAAATTTCCACTTGAATACCATCCGAACCGGAAAAAAAGAAGCAGGTCTGAACTCGAAAGCCGGGTTCAGGAAGTGCTCGGCCTTGTCGGGCTGGAGGCATTTGCGAAACGCTATCCGTCAGAACTTTCCGGTGGCCAGAAACAGCGGGTAGCATTGGCGCGTGCGATTGCACCGCTGCCGAATCTGCTATTGATGGATGAACCGTTCAGCGCACTGGACGTCGAATTGCGGATGGAGATGCGGAAAGAAATACAGAAATTGCATAAGGAAACCGGCGCTTCCATCGTTTTTGTAACGCATGACCAAAGCGAGGCATTGGCGATTGCAGATAGGATTGTGGTGATGAATGCCGGCCGGATTGAACAAATCGCTCCTCCGGAAGTAATCTATACGCGCCCGGAAACACCATTTGTGGCTTCGTTTGTTGGCAAATGCAATTTGGTCGAAGGGCAGTGGAAAACGGAAGGATTTGTGCCGGATGGCGATGCCAAAAGCGTCTGGCCGGATCTTGGCGTGGCACGCAGCTTTAAAGCAAACGGCATCTTCCCGGTACGGCCGGAGCAATTGCAATTAGCTTTGGCAGGAAACGCAGGGCTTCAAGGCCAGGTTTCGTTTGTTCAATACCAAGGAAATGAAATTCACTATACGGTCGAAGTGAATGAGGCAATGTGGACGGTTCATGAGCCGGTTTACGCTCCGAGGTTCCATGTGGGGGAAGCTGTTGCCGTTTCCTTAAAGACGGCAGTCCTGCAGGAGAGGGAATTGGCTGCGGTTATGAAGTGAAAGAGTGCCTGAAACGTGCGAGCGCATATAAAAATTTGCAAGCGCAAATAAACTGGTGTGACTCCCTACCTGTCAAGTAGACACGAGTTTATCGGCGTTTTTTCTCATATGCGATTATAGACGGAGAGCCGATTTCGCTTCCGTCCGAATTTCTTCGAGCCTAAAAACGCTTCTCAAAGTGGCTATTGATTAAGTGCGCGGTTTAAGCGGCCCGTGCTTGTAAATTGCGGTATGTAACCGGTGACGCACCGAGTTTCAGTTGCGGTCGTGTCTCGTTATAATACGTGATGTAGGCGGCTACTGCTGCGCGCATTTGGGCTGCCGTTTCAGGCACAGTGAAACCGGGCATTTCGGTTTTGAGCTTGCCAAAAAAGCTTTCAATCGGCGCATTGTCCCAACAGTTGCCCCGACGGGACATTGACTGGGTCAGTTCCATTTTTTTCAGGAGTCCTTGATAGCTATGGCTGGTGAACTGGATGCCCTGATCACTGTGGAGAAGGGCTTCTTTCTCGAACCCGCGTGCTTCCAACTGACGAACGGCCTCCAGGACAAAATCCACATCCAGGGTGTCGCTGATGGTGTAAGCAACGATTTCGTTATTGTATAGATCCAGAATTGCACATAAGTAGATAAAGTCCCGGAATGGCTTTTTCACTTCCAGGTAACTGATATCAACGGAAAACTTGAGACCCGGTCGCATGGCCTTGAAGTTCCGGTTCAGGAGATTATCGATAACCGCATGGCCGCTTCCGGCAGGACGTGGCTTTCGGCGTGCTGTCTTGAGCGGCATGCGATACATTTCCCGCATCCGGCGGATGCGTTTGAGACTGACGATATGAGTGTATACATTCTCGAGCTCCAGCTTAAACCGTTCGTGACCCAAATTCCCACCATGGGTGACGTAGAGCGAAAGCATCTGTTTTAAAAGCGCTTGGTCCCGTTCCGTTTGCGACTGCGCAGGGTCTTTTTTCAGCCGTTTGTAATAGCCCGCGCGGCTCAGGTTCTGGACTATGCCAATGAGCTCTGTAATCGGGAACCGGTTCTTGTGCTCTTCAACGAACACAAAGTCGAGGTCGATCGGTTTCACTCCTTTCGGAGCGCAATAAGCTTTTTTAAGTACATCACTTCAAGCTTCGTGCGTTCCAATTCAGCTTTGGTAATTTCCAATTCTGTTTTCGCGTCTTTGCCCGACTCCCGTGGCCCTCTGCGTTTTTCACGAAGCACCTCAAAAGACTTGGCTTCCTTCACCAGCCGCGCCCAGTGCCGGATATTGGCAGGGTTCTGAATCTCCAGGAGGGGGGCTAATTCGTTAACGGATCGTCCTTCAAAGTACTGTTCTACCGCCTGCTTCTTGGTTTCATAGGTATAGCTTTTTCGTGTGTTCACAGTCATCACTCCTTGGTTCAAGTTTGAAGGAACAATAAACTATTTGTCTACTTTTGGTTCATTGTCTCAGTGTGAACGCAAATAGAAAGTTGGAGAAGCCGTCTTCTTGTTGGCAGTTTCGCTTTTCGCTTGCGAAAAGCAACCAAATCAAGGGGTTTCGCATTTGTGCTGAAGACGAAAAAGTGTTCGAAATATGCTGAACGCACACATATTCTGTCAAACGCACATAAAACAGAGAAACCCGGAAACCGCCAATCGGTTTCCGGGTTTCTCAGAATCTTGTCTGGGAGCTTTTTTGTTAATTTTGTACTTGCGCTGCAACTGCTGCAGCTTTTCGGTCTTGTGCTTCATGCAGTTTCACCATAGCAAAACGTGCAATAGGCTGGATGACCAGGCTTTCTGCGGCAAGCACGATGGCAAAGTTGCGCGGCCAGTACTGCAGCCAATTGCTGAAGAGTTCGGAGTGGAAACCATTGCCGACAACATCGCCGATCAAAGTCATCGCTGCAGACATTCCAAGGACAGTAAAGACAATGCGGAACATAATTTTTGAGTTGAAGCTGTCCGTAGGCTTTGTGAATTTAGCGGTCAAGGCTTCGGCAATACGGCCGAAAATAGTCGGTTCAATGATCATGACGATAATCCACATGATTGGCAGCATTTTTAAAATGGAAAAAGCAATCTCCCCATTAAAATCTCCGGCAAAATAGACGGTGCTGAATGTGGTCATAAATAGAACGGTTAAAGTAGAGATGATGGTGCCGTATAATAGGCCCTCTTTGCCGTTGCGCGGCAATCTTTTTTCTTGATGCATGTTATTCTTCCTTTCCAAAAGCTTTTCTTGACCTTGGCATTCCATTAAATTATGTACGAAGGTATCGAGGGACGCGGTCATAAAGGCAAGCTTCTGAAGCACATCAATAGAGGATATCCATTGAAGGCCTAAATGAAACTTTCCAATATTCGTTTCCAGTCTTTACTCTAGCTGGCTATACATTTTAGATAAGCTGTTTTTTTGCAGTTATGCTTAATTTAAATTGGTGCTCCACTCAGTCTGTTTTCAACCTTAACAAAGTTTTTGGCTTTTTCGTAAGTGTCTATTGTGTGTCTTTTTTATGTGAACTTTTTATTGCAAACCTTACTAACTAGCTAAGCAAACAACGGGACTCAAATTACGGATCTTACATTCTGTCATGACAGAATGCAGATAAAAAAGCAGCCAAACTCTTATTAAGTTTGACTGCTAAAGTTATTTTATGAAACTATTTAAGGTATCTTCTGGCTCCGGAGTAATTTTTTAAATAAACTCCAGAGTTCAGAGCTTCAACTCTGACTTTGGAAGAGGCATTTGGTGCATGAAGCATTTGCCCCGAACCAATATATATTCCAACGTGATAAACTTTTCCTTTGCCGCCGTTGTAAGCGAAAAACACTAAATCCCCAGGTTGTAAATTTTTCTTGGATACGGCAGTGCCTTTAGTAGCCTGATAAAAAGAATCACGAGGAATTAGGACGCCATAGTTTTTATAAACAGCATATATAATACCGGAACAATCAAAACCGTAAGCAGAGGTGCCGGCCCATAAGTACGGGAGGCCAATATACTTTTTAGCGCTGTTTACAATATCTGCTTGTGTGGGTTTTGGAACAGATGCATAATTCTTATATGTTTTTGCATCTGTTTTGCGCATCAGTTTAATTCCATTGGCTGGAGTTTGAACATGGTGCCAATTTCCCTCTGTTTTAATGACAGGAAGGATTGTCGAATAGCTGATGTCCATAAATTTCTTTTGAGTGTCTGCATGATACAAAGTTGCTAATTTGGATGTGACTATGGCTATGGAACAAGTTGAATAATCTTTTGAAGTTTTAGCAATATGCGTTTTCGGAACCCATCCAGGATATCCTTCTTTTTGATAAGGCACATATTGGTCTTTGGCAGCAATGCGGTACCAGCTTCCTTTTGTTTCTAAGATTGTTACTTGTTCACCAAACACTGCCTGTGTATCTGTCTTTTCAACTAGCCATTGTTTTTCTTTTAACGACATGCCGTTGATCCATTTTGTCATGTCAACAGGATACGTAATGGAAAGCCTGTCAATAGAGCGAGCTTTGTTATATTGCTTCCACATATTTGTCACGGCCACATTGACCTTATATGTATTCGTTTTACTTGGCTTTTCACAGGAAGCAGGTTGTACGGGCTTTTGAACAACAGGCGGGGATATGTTTTTCCGGAATTCCGGATTTAAAATGCGAGCGATAAATATAACAAAATGTGATCTTGTAAGGAAAGAAGCCGGTTTGAAAGTATTATCTGTATAACCGACCGTAATTTTGTTGGCTACCAAAGTCTGAATGGAAGCTGAAGCCCAGTAAGTAGAAGGAACATCTTTGAATACGGCAGCAGAGGTGCCTTTCAATTTAAAAGCTCTTACAAGTACGGCAGCCATTTGCCCTCTGGTTAATTTATCATAAGGCTTGAATTCGTTCTTATCCGTACCGATCAGAATTTTTTCATCCACTATTGCTGCAATGAGCGGCATGTTGGGGTCGTTGGGAGCTACATCAGTAAATTTAGGGATAGGGCGGCCTTTAAGATCAAGTTTTAAGGCCTTAGCAAGAATTTCAGCTGCTTCTATCCGGGTGATTTCTTTGTTTACGCCAAATTCAGTTTTGGGATTGGCAGTGAGAATTCCTTGTTTTACTAAATAATCGAATTCTGCTTTTGAAGAATATTTATCATCCACATCCTTAAAAACAGGCGCTGCATATGCAGGGTTCATGCATAGAATCAAAACCATACAAGCAGCAATTAATGCTATCAACCTTTTGGCCATTGTGATCCTCCTGTGCTTCTTTTTATAGGTAATACTATACAGTAAAAGGAGGTTAATGGTAAACGAAATAATTAATAAGTCTTTCAAATAAGTTAATTTTTTTGCTTGTATTTCAATTTAATGATAAAAGATAAAAAGTATGAATAGCGATTACTTTTATGCTTCTCATACTGAAAGTACTCACCTAAGAAGTTTTGGCAATTGCGATAGTTTAGGGGTTCTACCAGTCGGGAAAGTATATAGCATATATAAGAACTTAAGCATATGGGAACTTTTCTTTAGGAGGAGATTACGATGGCAAACCATACAACATCCAACAAAGAAGCAATTGAAAAAGTCAAAGAGCTGATCAAGGATATCGAAGTGGCGATGTTTACCACCATTTCGAATGGAAAAGCAGTGTCGCGTCCGATGCAGACACAGGAGACCGAATTTGATGGGGATCTTTGGTTCATGACGATGAAAGATACGTCGAAATATCAGGAAATCCTGGCGAATCCTACTGTGAATTTGGCTTATTCAGGCAAGTCCTATGTTTCCATCAGCGGAACGGCGGAATTCAGCGAAGACCTTGAAAAGAAAAAAGAATACTGGAATCCGGTATTCGGCAAATTGCTTGAAACGACCTATGACGATCCAAATGTCGTCTTGATCAAAGTGACGCCGGAAACAGCGGAATATTGGGAATCCGGTACAACGCTAAAAACCGTGAAAAAATTTGCGAAAAAGCTGGCGACCAAAGAAACCATGGGCGAAGACGACGAATTGAACGATACCGTTGAATTCGAACGCCATTACGGCAGCGACAGCTGAATAGAAACAGAGTAGAGGCCAGCCGCAAAGGCTGGTCTTTTGTCTGGAGAAAAGGT is from Planococcus liqunii and encodes:
- a CDS encoding ABC transporter permease — its product is MMVKQQAIGERKKGMPSFSLFFQNKNFYKGIGLLAVFLLFLLPVLRLVWLSFVNKSGLTLHYYQQVLQEAATWVTVQNTLIIVLGSTLLALVLGVAFSWIVAYVEVSGKRAMQLFIFLPFIIPSYITTLAWTQFFSGSGPVAALLARLPGNLEVPNLYSIGGIVLLLGLSHYPLVYLFTVNVFRKIPRDLEEAAATSGLSKKQAFRKVVLPLALPGIASGGLIAFLSNLDNFGIPAFLGTPSNIRVLSTYIYEQVVGFGPEAFSRAAVLSVLLGVIALFGTLLQWFLLRRSRVTETARSDSEPRIFLKPAKRRVLEVSLWAFLLVTSVMPLMAMAALSLISAYGVPFTLENLSLKNYEHIFLIDAKPASALANSLKLALVTMAICLILGTMLAYLRFKYPDWSTKTAELFITIPYALPGTVFALCMIFMWIEPVPGWNPGIYGTVLILFIAYTTRFLVLQIRGSHTAFLQIDPSMEEAARIAGARGWTKWRRILLPLLFPGILGGALLVFLMALTELTVSSLLWSSGSETVGVVIFSYEQAGYSTYSTAFSTVLVLGILLGGALFMGLGKLWDRKVMKAK
- a CDS encoding ABC transporter ATP-binding protein, which gives rise to MIDVQEVSKKYRDFTALHTVDLKIKAGEFIAVLGPSGCGKTTLLKLLAGFMGPTEGSIAMDGMQVATAKKVVPPEKRNIGMVFQSFALWPHMSVADHVKFPLEYHPNRKKRSRSELESRVQEVLGLVGLEAFAKRYPSELSGGQKQRVALARAIAPLPNLLLMDEPFSALDVELRMEMRKEIQKLHKETGASIVFVTHDQSEALAIADRIVVMNAGRIEQIAPPEVIYTRPETPFVASFVGKCNLVEGQWKTEGFVPDGDAKSVWPDLGVARSFKANGIFPVRPEQLQLALAGNAGLQGQVSFVQYQGNEIHYTVEVNEAMWTVHEPVYAPRFHVGEAVAVSLKTAVLQERELAAVMK
- a CDS encoding pyridoxamine 5'-phosphate oxidase family protein; protein product: MANHTTSNKEAIEKVKELIKDIEVAMFTTISNGKAVSRPMQTQETEFDGDLWFMTMKDTSKYQEILANPTVNLAYSGKSYVSISGTAEFSEDLEKKKEYWNPVFGKLLETTYDDPNVVLIKVTPETAEYWESGTTLKTVKKFAKKLATKETMGEDDELNDTVEFERHYGSDS
- a CDS encoding transposase translates to MNTRKSYTYETKKQAVEQYFEGRSVNELAPLLEIQNPANIRHWARLVKEAKSFEVLREKRRGPRESGKDAKTELEITKAELERTKLEVMYLKKLIALRKE
- a CDS encoding NlpC/P60 family protein, with translation MAKRLIALIAACMVLILCMNPAYAAPVFKDVDDKYSSKAEFDYLVKQGILTANPKTEFGVNKEITRIEAAEILAKALKLDLKGRPIPKFTDVAPNDPNMPLIAAIVDEKILIGTDKNEFKPYDKLTRGQMAAVLVRAFKLKGTSAAVFKDVPSTYWASASIQTLVANKITVGYTDNTFKPASFLTRSHFVIFIARILNPEFRKNISPPVVQKPVQPASCEKPSKTNTYKVNVAVTNMWKQYNKARSIDRLSITYPVDMTKWINGMSLKEKQWLVEKTDTQAVFGEQVTILETKGSWYRIAAKDQYVPYQKEGYPGWVPKTHIAKTSKDYSTCSIAIVTSKLATLYHADTQKKFMDISYSTILPVIKTEGNWHHVQTPANGIKLMRKTDAKTYKNYASVPKPTQADIVNSAKKYIGLPYLWAGTSAYGFDCSGIIYAVYKNYGVLIPRDSFYQATKGTAVSKKNLQPGDLVFFAYNGGKGKVYHVGIYIGSGQMLHAPNASSKVRVEALNSGVYLKNYSGARRYLK
- a CDS encoding IS3 family transposase, whose amino-acid sequence is MKPIDLDFVFVEEHKNRFPITELIGIVQNLSRAGYYKRLKKDPAQSQTERDQALLKQMLSLYVTHGGNLGHERFKLELENVYTHIVSLKRIRRMREMYRMPLKTARRKPRPAGSGHAVIDNLLNRNFKAMRPGLKFSVDISYLEVKKPFRDFIYLCAILDLYNNEIVAYTISDTLDVDFVLEAVRQLEARGFEKEALLHSDQGIQFTSHSYQGLLKKMELTQSMSRRGNCWDNAPIESFFGKLKTEMPGFTVPETAAQMRAAVAAYITYYNETRPQLKLGASPVTYRNLQARAA
- a CDS encoding DUF2798 domain-containing protein; the encoded protein is MHQEKRLPRNGKEGLLYGTIISTLTVLFMTTFSTVYFAGDFNGEIAFSILKMLPIMWIIVMIIEPTIFGRIAEALTAKFTKPTDSFNSKIMFRIVFTVLGMSAAMTLIGDVVGNGFHSELFSNWLQYWPRNFAIVLAAESLVIQPIARFAMVKLHEAQDRKAAAVAAQVQN